A genome region from Methylobacterium sp. FF17 includes the following:
- a CDS encoding aldo/keto reductase produces the protein MDLTQYRTLGRSGLAVSPLALGTMTFGTARWGLDEAGSRAVFDAYLERGGNFVDTADVYAGGEGEAMLGRFISERDLRDRIVLATKSGFATGHGPHAGGNGAKHVHAALEGSLRRLRTDYIDLYWVHVWDGITPAEELLETMAGLVRAGKVRYWGISNTPAWYVAKLATLAATRGQPGPIALQYFYALVNREVEDEHIPLAAEFGLGVVPWSPLAYGLLSGKYDRATVEAAGPRAGGLPNDAAQSSEMRPADDKRLDGANPFGDSLFTPRNWTIVDGVRQVAEAIGQSPARVALAWVVGRSGVASTLMGVSRPAQVTDNIAALDVMLSPEHRAALDAISAPAEPRLIYGLSRPLLRRAVVFGGAEVRAQGEMP, from the coding sequence ATGGACCTCACGCAGTACCGCACGCTCGGCCGCTCCGGCCTCGCGGTCAGTCCGCTCGCGCTCGGCACCATGACCTTCGGCACCGCGCGCTGGGGGCTAGACGAAGCCGGCAGCCGGGCGGTGTTCGACGCCTATCTGGAGCGAGGCGGCAACTTCGTGGACACGGCCGACGTGTACGCGGGCGGCGAGGGCGAGGCGATGCTCGGCCGCTTCATCAGCGAGCGGGACCTGCGCGACCGGATCGTCCTCGCGACCAAGTCGGGGTTCGCGACGGGCCACGGGCCGCACGCCGGCGGCAACGGTGCCAAGCACGTCCATGCCGCGCTGGAAGGCTCGCTGCGGCGCCTGCGGACCGACTACATCGATCTCTACTGGGTGCACGTCTGGGATGGGATCACGCCGGCCGAGGAGTTGCTGGAGACCATGGCCGGTCTCGTGCGCGCCGGGAAGGTTCGCTACTGGGGCATATCGAACACGCCCGCCTGGTACGTCGCCAAGCTCGCGACGCTGGCCGCGACGCGTGGCCAGCCGGGGCCGATCGCGTTGCAATACTTCTACGCGCTCGTGAACCGGGAGGTGGAGGACGAGCACATCCCCCTCGCCGCAGAGTTCGGCCTGGGGGTGGTGCCGTGGTCGCCGCTGGCCTACGGGCTGCTGAGCGGCAAGTACGACCGCGCGACCGTGGAAGCGGCGGGCCCGCGTGCGGGCGGCCTGCCGAACGATGCGGCGCAGTCGAGCGAGATGCGGCCGGCCGACGACAAGCGACTCGACGGGGCCAACCCGTTCGGCGACAGCCTGTTCACGCCGCGCAACTGGACCATCGTCGACGGGGTCCGCCAGGTGGCGGAGGCGATCGGGCAATCGCCGGCGCGCGTCGCGCTCGCCTGGGTGGTCGGACGATCGGGTGTGGCCTCGACCCTGATGGGCGTGAGCCGGCCGGCGCAGGTGACCGACAACATCGCTGCGCTCGATGTCATGCTCTCTCCCGAGCATCGCGCCGCACTCGATGCGATCAGCGCACCGGCGGAGCCGCGCCTGATCTATGGCCTGTCGCGCCCGCTTCTGCGGAGGGCCGTCGTGTTCGGCGGCGCAGAGGTTCGGGCCCAGGGCGAGATGCCCTGA
- a CDS encoding LysR family transcriptional regulator: MRRGTLDDLAAFAAVARSRSFTRAAAELGLSPSALSHAVRGLEERLGVRLLARTTRSVAPTQAGERLMRSLAPALAEVACGLAALADWRGAPSGALRLTTFSSAARRVLDPVLPRFLLDHPAVSVEVVIDDSLTDIIAARFDAGIRFGETVERDMVAVRLGPDLRTVVVGTPGYFARHPQPRTPADLEAHNCVNYRLVGGGGLLPWEFTQSGQEIRVRVGGQLTVNDALLAGAAVRAGAGLGYMLEEDVAAEIAAGHLVQVLTDWCAPFPGYHLYHPRQQATPALRALIDAVRWIGP; encoded by the coding sequence ATGCGACGGGGTACGCTCGACGATCTCGCGGCCTTCGCGGCGGTCGCGCGCAGCCGCAGCTTCACGCGTGCGGCGGCCGAACTCGGCCTGTCGCCTTCGGCGCTCAGCCACGCCGTGCGTGGGCTGGAGGAGCGGCTCGGGGTCCGGCTGCTCGCGCGTACCACGCGCAGCGTCGCTCCGACGCAAGCCGGCGAACGGCTCATGCGTTCGCTGGCCCCGGCGCTGGCGGAGGTCGCGTGCGGGCTTGCAGCGCTCGCCGACTGGCGCGGCGCGCCGTCCGGTGCGCTTCGTCTGACGACCTTCTCCTCGGCCGCGCGCCGCGTGCTCGACCCGGTCCTGCCGCGCTTCCTCCTTGATCATCCGGCCGTCTCGGTCGAGGTCGTCATCGACGATAGCCTGACCGACATCATCGCGGCCCGGTTCGATGCCGGCATCCGCTTCGGCGAGACGGTGGAGCGCGACATGGTGGCGGTGCGCCTGGGGCCGGACCTGCGCACGGTGGTGGTCGGCACGCCCGGCTACTTCGCGCGCCATCCGCAGCCCAGGACACCGGCCGACCTCGAGGCGCACAACTGCGTCAACTATCGGCTGGTCGGCGGGGGCGGATTGCTGCCGTGGGAGTTCACGCAGAGCGGCCAGGAGATACGCGTGCGCGTCGGCGGCCAACTCACCGTCAACGATGCGCTCCTGGCGGGGGCGGCCGTGCGGGCCGGTGCCGGGCTCGGCTATATGCTCGAGGAAGACGTGGCCGCCGAGATCGCGGCGGGCCACCTCGTTCAGGTTCTGACGGACTGGTGCGCGCCCTTCCCAGGCTACCACCTCTACCATCCGCGCCAGCAGGCGACACCGGCGCTTCGCGCCCTGATCGATGCCGTGCGTTGGATCGGACCATGA
- a CDS encoding peroxidase family protein, with product MVALVRHDLEFILRQIEIAEAHAGGGILAELVAGYNGNDGLTQAHLLPYGLRTVDGSYNNLLPGREKWGASDQSFPGLFTPTYINDADGDRYDFNPLPNMETWFSNNDYANAGARSGSQPGPGSGTVIDADPRIISNLIVDQTLDNPAAIAAALTHAGLAGQPLMTALSEIVSAHSAAKAAPADLGASAGLAAKLVQYGVEMDGNTIYLPNVSPDEGLSSPFNGWMTIFGQFFDHGLDLVAKGGNGTVYVPLSPGDPLYVPGGQNYIPLTRVSVEAGADGVLGTTDDGAGPRNLTTPWVDQNQTYASTASKQVFMREYIPAPDGKPIASGHLLEGGNGGLATWADIKAQARDVLGIALTDLNVGNIPLVAADQYGNFIPGPNGYPQLVVGMGPDGVLGTADDVLREGDPAAPVSAQGVVLTGHAFLDDIAHAAVPVVTGGELQADGDTALGYGNADGTPGPQGQRGATAYDNELLDRHFVAGDGRANENIALTAVHQVFHAEHNRVVEMTKQIALDSGDLTFLNKWLLVDVEAIPTTDAGRAALVWDGERLFQAGRFTNEMEYQHLVFEEFGRMMQPDIDAFVFEPSADINPSIAAEFAHVVYRFGHSMLRQDIAVIAIDAEGKPVQNDITLFDGFLNPVMYDSLGAAEVASGAIIRGMSRQTGSEIDEFVTDVLRNQLLGIPLDLATINLARGRDVGTPTLNVARGRFFEETGDTLLKPYESWADFALNLKNPASIINFVAAYGNHASVLNTTDTPRTTVELREAATRLVLGDSTLTGTAKADFDADRLDFLNHTGAYAGDGTLGGLNTVDFWMGGLAEKKMAFGGMLGSTFSFVFQMTMENLQDADRFYYLSRTQGLNLLNELENNTFAELVMRNTDLGAANATALPGNLFSAFQMPTLELDIGKQLSADPVLDNPFLGGFSKLVERVDADSDGVAEAIRVNSNEHFTIGGTEDNDIIVSGGGDDAIWGKGGDDRIEAGYGVDKVFGGAGDDILTNAGTDIGEADFLHGNEGNDVIHGGSGLSLLFGNQGNDFIVTGPDGKEAFAGTGEDFVLGGTGGDVLLGNEGNDWLEGGLRFDSLSGENSELFFNSTIIGHDVLNGGSGDTDYDGESGDDIMFQNSEGIQRSNGMAGFDWAIHKGDSQSANSNLGIPIFETQEAFILRDRFDLVEGLSGWKHDDVLTGRITAVNTRPELEGTAAIPGPNALLDSYSNNLLAKNVGLISGLAPLVAHLGTGTPVTRVANGQAVPVLDENGAQERVILSTADASDILLGGGGSDVITGLAGNDIIDGDRWLNVRIRFVDEGVAYTVDEMGSRVYLEADYVNGAPTPNAIPQFGGRPLTDLMFDRTINPGQLAIVREMVDGDPSNSAADISVYRDVLANYAFTSNADGSMTVTHTPTTGVDPTPEGDGTGEPGEGIEGEPDRISDGADRLFHIETLRFSNGNGGTVEYTLDQLPFRATGAPVIIDPTPTDGRVSPTEGAPLTIDTRGIEDVNGLGAFRYQWQASNDGGTTWRNLTVNATGSSFTPSDGVPGAGGQVGEVLRARVEFTDGAGHQEELFTMPTGIVGDNWDAIPFLANTFNGTAGDDIADGTSGVFGLGASDTLNGNGGYDILNGAGGSDTLNGGAGDDRLDGGAGTDVAVFSGGVGNFALGSGGTTNLVVTDLTGAEGSDTLSTIETLRFAGTNSLVVAGTTGNNVNLNGATGAAGSQAVFGFAGTDRLNGGGGSDLLVGGQGADTIQGDAGSDTIYWSAGDGRDLVNGDTTAENIVGGIDTLKIIGDTSAETYRVYSRTSAFEAGIADLDANTEIVITRNGTSNESIIAELNNIEEIFIGGRGGNDTFMPIGDFSGTSLLTSTITLEGSADDDTVDISSLASDHRVVFRTHGGDDRLIGPLRSQDLIELQEGTAPIDYAVTADATNGITRMTKDGHSISFSSTGGLPKFGSGRRQDSADQFDDEHEVETGPSEPVTGHPGMGEPATDSPSQTGEVFVGGPENNTFIGTARNETFDGGAGTDRAILDFAFGAAIVGLSIDGVMTIAGPDGVDSVRGIEVFQFADRTIDNADGSPLVDDLFYLYHNPDVAAAGQDADAHYAAYGAAEGRDPNAYFSTKGYLATYTDVAKAGLNPLSHYDADGWKEGRDPGVNFDTQFYLARNTDVKAAGLDPLTHYLEYGQAEGRAIFDAVGLTGNIKGGFDAEFYLLANADVAQVATLDGGDTLAFARQHFDTYGWKEGRDPNAVFDTKGYLAAYGDVAAAGINPLAHYDTYGWKEGRDPSADFDSSEYLAVNGDVAQAGLNPMQHYLQYGLVENRAVLNDGTFGAGLLG from the coding sequence ATGGTTGCGCTCGTCAGACATGACCTTGAGTTCATTCTCAGGCAGATTGAAATCGCGGAAGCTCATGCCGGGGGCGGCATTCTTGCCGAGCTGGTCGCTGGATACAACGGGAATGACGGCCTCACGCAGGCACATCTGCTTCCCTATGGCCTTCGAACTGTCGATGGCAGCTACAACAATCTGCTTCCGGGACGTGAGAAATGGGGAGCGTCGGATCAAAGCTTTCCTGGCCTCTTCACGCCCACATACATCAATGACGCAGATGGCGATCGCTATGATTTCAATCCACTGCCCAATATGGAAACGTGGTTCTCCAACAACGACTATGCGAATGCCGGCGCCCGGTCTGGATCGCAACCCGGCCCTGGCAGCGGCACGGTCATTGACGCCGATCCGCGGATCATCTCAAACCTGATCGTCGATCAAACCCTGGACAATCCGGCTGCCATCGCGGCGGCGCTGACCCATGCGGGCTTGGCGGGCCAGCCGCTGATGACGGCACTGAGCGAGATCGTCAGTGCGCACAGCGCCGCCAAGGCGGCGCCCGCCGATCTCGGCGCCAGCGCCGGCCTCGCCGCCAAGCTGGTGCAATACGGCGTCGAGATGGACGGAAACACCATCTATCTGCCGAACGTCTCGCCCGACGAAGGATTGTCTTCGCCCTTCAACGGCTGGATGACGATCTTCGGACAGTTCTTTGATCACGGCCTCGATCTTGTCGCCAAGGGTGGCAACGGCACCGTCTACGTGCCGTTGTCCCCCGGCGATCCGCTCTACGTGCCCGGCGGGCAGAACTACATTCCGCTGACCCGCGTCAGCGTCGAAGCCGGTGCGGACGGGGTTCTGGGCACTACCGACGATGGCGCGGGTCCCCGCAACCTGACCACACCGTGGGTCGACCAGAACCAGACCTATGCTTCGACTGCATCGAAGCAGGTCTTCATGCGCGAGTACATCCCCGCTCCCGATGGCAAGCCGATCGCGTCCGGACATCTCCTGGAAGGCGGCAACGGCGGTCTTGCCACCTGGGCCGACATCAAAGCGCAGGCGAGGGACGTACTTGGTATTGCGTTGACCGACCTCAACGTCGGCAACATCCCGCTCGTCGCCGCTGACCAGTACGGCAACTTCATCCCGGGCCCGAACGGCTATCCGCAACTCGTCGTAGGCATGGGTCCCGATGGCGTCCTCGGGACGGCCGACGACGTGCTGCGCGAGGGCGACCCGGCGGCCCCAGTCAGCGCCCAGGGCGTGGTTCTAACAGGACACGCATTCCTCGACGACATCGCCCATGCCGCCGTGCCGGTGGTGACCGGTGGTGAGCTCCAAGCGGACGGCGATACGGCCCTCGGTTATGGGAATGCGGACGGAACACCGGGCCCCCAGGGCCAGCGCGGGGCGACCGCTTACGACAACGAATTGCTCGACCGACACTTCGTCGCCGGCGATGGACGCGCCAACGAGAACATCGCGCTGACCGCGGTTCACCAGGTGTTCCATGCCGAGCACAACCGTGTGGTGGAGATGACGAAGCAGATCGCCCTCGACTCGGGGGATCTCACCTTCCTCAACAAGTGGCTGCTGGTCGACGTCGAGGCCATTCCGACCACGGATGCGGGCAGGGCCGCCCTGGTATGGGACGGCGAGCGGCTGTTCCAGGCCGGCCGGTTCACCAATGAAATGGAGTACCAGCACCTGGTGTTCGAAGAGTTCGGCCGCATGATGCAGCCCGATATCGACGCGTTCGTGTTCGAGCCATCGGCTGACATCAACCCAAGCATCGCAGCCGAGTTCGCGCACGTCGTCTACCGCTTCGGCCACTCGATGCTGCGGCAGGACATCGCCGTCATTGCGATAGATGCGGAGGGCAAGCCGGTCCAGAACGACATCACGCTGTTCGACGGTTTCCTTAATCCGGTCATGTACGACTCCCTCGGCGCCGCAGAGGTCGCGTCGGGAGCCATCATCCGAGGCATGAGCCGGCAGACCGGTAGCGAGATCGACGAGTTCGTAACCGACGTATTGCGCAATCAACTCCTTGGCATCCCGCTTGATCTCGCCACCATCAACTTGGCACGCGGTCGCGATGTCGGCACCCCGACACTGAATGTAGCGCGGGGACGGTTCTTCGAGGAAACCGGCGACACGCTGCTGAAGCCCTATGAGAGCTGGGCCGACTTCGCTCTGAACCTTAAAAATCCCGCCTCGATCATCAACTTCGTCGCGGCCTACGGGAACCACGCGTCTGTGCTGAATACCACCGATACGCCGCGGACAACCGTCGAACTGCGCGAAGCCGCAACGAGGCTGGTCCTCGGTGATTCCACCCTGACGGGGACCGCGAAGGCCGACTTCGATGCCGACCGGCTCGACTTCCTTAACCACACCGGCGCCTATGCAGGCGACGGTACGCTCGGCGGCCTGAACACCGTCGACTTCTGGATGGGTGGTCTTGCCGAGAAGAAGATGGCGTTCGGCGGCATGCTGGGCTCGACCTTCAGCTTCGTTTTCCAGATGACGATGGAAAATCTGCAAGATGCTGATCGGTTCTACTATCTATCTCGTACCCAGGGTTTGAACCTGCTCAATGAGCTCGAGAACAACACGTTCGCCGAGCTCGTGATGCGGAATACCGACCTCGGCGCCGCGAACGCCACTGCGCTGCCCGGCAATCTCTTCTCGGCATTTCAGATGCCGACCTTGGAACTGGATATCGGCAAGCAACTGAGTGCCGATCCCGTATTAGATAATCCGTTCCTGGGAGGCTTTTCCAAGCTGGTGGAGCGCGTGGACGCCGATAGCGACGGGGTGGCCGAGGCGATCCGCGTGAACAGCAACGAGCATTTCACGATCGGCGGCACGGAGGACAACGACATCATCGTGTCGGGCGGCGGCGACGACGCGATCTGGGGCAAGGGAGGGGACGACCGGATCGAGGCCGGATACGGTGTCGACAAGGTATTCGGCGGCGCAGGGGATGACATTCTCACCAATGCCGGCACCGATATCGGTGAGGCGGACTTCCTGCACGGCAACGAGGGCAACGACGTCATCCACGGCGGCTCGGGTCTGTCCTTGTTGTTCGGCAACCAGGGCAACGACTTCATCGTCACCGGGCCCGACGGCAAGGAAGCGTTTGCGGGCACGGGCGAGGACTTCGTTCTCGGTGGAACGGGCGGCGATGTGCTGCTGGGGAACGAGGGGAACGACTGGCTCGAGGGCGGCCTGCGCTTCGACAGCCTGTCAGGCGAAAACTCGGAGTTGTTCTTCAACTCTACGATCATTGGCCACGACGTTCTGAACGGCGGCAGCGGCGACACCGACTACGATGGCGAGTCGGGCGACGACATCATGTTCCAGAACAGCGAGGGCATCCAGCGGAGCAACGGCATGGCCGGCTTCGACTGGGCGATACACAAGGGCGACAGCCAGTCCGCCAATTCAAACCTGGGCATTCCGATCTTCGAGACGCAGGAAGCCTTCATACTCCGCGACCGCTTCGATCTCGTGGAGGGCCTGTCGGGTTGGAAGCACGATGACGTTCTCACCGGACGCATCACGGCCGTGAACACGCGCCCCGAGCTGGAAGGCACAGCGGCCATCCCCGGCCCGAACGCGCTGCTCGACTCCTACTCCAACAACCTGTTGGCCAAGAACGTGGGTCTCATCAGCGGCCTCGCCCCTCTCGTGGCGCATCTCGGTACCGGCACTCCAGTGACGCGCGTGGCCAATGGTCAAGCGGTACCGGTCCTGGATGAGAACGGCGCTCAGGAGCGGGTCATCCTGTCCACGGCAGATGCCTCCGACATCCTGCTGGGCGGCGGCGGCAGCGACGTCATCACGGGCCTCGCCGGCAACGACATCATCGACGGCGATCGCTGGCTGAACGTACGAATCCGTTTCGTCGACGAGGGCGTCGCCTACACGGTCGATGAGATGGGCAGCCGAGTCTATCTCGAAGCGGACTATGTCAACGGTGCTCCGACGCCGAACGCCATTCCTCAGTTCGGTGGCAGGCCTCTCACCGACCTGATGTTCGATCGGACGATCAATCCCGGTCAACTCGCCATCGTCCGCGAAATGGTGGACGGCGACCCGTCGAACAGTGCTGCGGATATCTCTGTCTATCGCGACGTTCTGGCGAACTACGCCTTCACGTCGAACGCCGACGGCAGCATGACCGTGACGCATACGCCGACGACCGGCGTCGATCCGACGCCGGAGGGTGACGGGACAGGGGAACCAGGGGAAGGCATCGAAGGTGAGCCTGACCGGATCTCGGACGGCGCAGACCGATTGTTTCATATCGAGACGCTGCGTTTCTCCAACGGCAATGGAGGCACGGTCGAGTATACACTCGATCAGTTGCCATTCCGAGCAACGGGAGCCCCAGTCATCATCGATCCGACGCCAACCGACGGTCGGGTATCACCGACGGAAGGAGCGCCCCTGACGATCGATACGCGTGGCATCGAGGACGTGAATGGGCTGGGCGCGTTCCGCTATCAGTGGCAAGCGTCGAACGACGGCGGCACCACATGGCGCAACCTGACGGTCAACGCGACCGGGAGTTCGTTCACGCCGAGCGATGGCGTCCCCGGTGCAGGAGGTCAGGTTGGCGAGGTCCTTCGAGCTCGGGTCGAGTTCACGGATGGTGCCGGGCATCAAGAAGAGCTCTTCACGATGCCGACCGGCATCGTCGGCGACAATTGGGATGCGATCCCGTTCCTCGCCAACACCTTCAACGGAACCGCAGGCGACGACATCGCTGACGGTACGAGCGGTGTCTTCGGTCTGGGTGCCAGCGACACGCTGAATGGGAATGGCGGTTACGACATCCTCAACGGTGCCGGAGGCAGCGATACGTTGAACGGGGGCGCCGGCGACGATCGCCTGGATGGAGGAGCGGGGACCGATGTGGCGGTCTTCTCCGGCGGGGTGGGAAACTTCGCCCTGGGTTCCGGCGGCACAACCAATCTCGTCGTCACGGACCTGACTGGGGCCGAGGGCTCGGACACCCTCAGCACGATCGAGACGTTGCGCTTTGCCGGCACCAACTCTCTGGTAGTGGCGGGCACGACTGGGAACAACGTCAACCTGAACGGTGCTACGGGTGCCGCCGGTTCGCAGGCGGTGTTCGGTTTCGCCGGAACCGATCGGCTCAATGGCGGCGGGGGCAGCGACCTTTTGGTCGGTGGCCAGGGCGCCGATACGATCCAAGGCGATGCCGGCAGCGACACCATCTACTGGAGTGCCGGCGACGGCCGCGATCTGGTCAACGGCGATACGACCGCCGAGAATATCGTCGGCGGCATCGATACCCTGAAAATCATCGGAGACACCAGCGCGGAAACATACAGGGTCTACTCGCGGACGAGCGCATTCGAGGCCGGGATCGCGGATCTAGACGCCAACACCGAGATCGTCATCACGCGTAACGGCACGAGTAACGAATCAATCATTGCAGAACTTAACAACATCGAAGAGATCTTCATCGGTGGTCGAGGCGGCAACGACACCTTCATGCCGATCGGAGATTTTTCCGGAACGAGCCTTCTGACCAGCACCATTACGCTGGAAGGCTCCGCCGACGACGACACGGTCGATATCAGCTCGCTGGCGTCGGACCACCGTGTCGTCTTCAGAACGCATGGCGGCGACGATCGGCTGATAGGCCCCCTTCGTTCTCAGGATCTGATCGAACTTCAGGAGGGCACGGCACCGATCGATTACGCGGTGACGGCCGATGCGACGAACGGCATCACGAGAATGACCAAGGACGGTCACAGCATAAGCTTCAGTAGCACGGGTGGGCTACCGAAATTCGGTTCGGGTCGTCGTCAGGACAGCGCTGACCAATTCGATGACGAGCACGAAGTCGAAACAGGTCCGAGCGAGCCCGTCACCGGTCATCCCGGTATGGGCGAGCCTGCAACTGATAGCCCGAGCCAAACAGGCGAGGTTTTCGTTGGCGGGCCAGAGAACAACACGTTCATCGGCACGGCCAGAAACGAAACCTTTGACGGAGGTGCCGGAACGGATCGGGCCATCCTCGACTTCGCCTTCGGAGCGGCCATCGTCGGCCTCTCCATCGATGGTGTGATGACGATTGCCGGGCCTGATGGGGTCGACTCTGTCCGCGGCATCGAGGTCTTCCAATTCGCCGACCGGACGATCGACAACGCGGATGGATCGCCCTTGGTCGACGATCTATTCTACCTGTATCACAATCCCGATGTCGCCGCCGCCGGTCAGGACGCGGACGCGCACTACGCCGCCTACGGCGCCGCCGAGGGCCGCGATCCGAACGCCTACTTCTCCACCAAGGGCTATCTCGCGACCTATACCGACGTCGCCAAGGCGGGCCTCAACCCGCTGAGCCACTACGACGCGGATGGCTGGAAGGAAGGCCGTGACCCGGGCGTGAACTTCGACACCCAGTTCTATCTCGCCCGCAACACGGACGTGAAGGCGGCCGGCCTCGACCCGCTGACGCACTACCTCGAATACGGCCAGGCGGAAGGCCGCGCCATTTTCGATGCGGTCGGCCTCACCGGCAACATCAAGGGCGGGTTCGACGCCGAGTTCTACCTCCTGGCCAACGCCGACGTGGCGCAGGTCGCGACCCTCGACGGCGGCGACACCCTCGCCTTCGCCCGCCAGCACTTCGACACCTACGGCTGGAAGGAAGGCCGCGATCCGAACGCGGTGTTCGACACCAAGGGGTATCTGGCCGCCTACGGCGACGTCGCGGCGGCGGGCATCAACCCGCTCGCCCACTACGACACCTACGGCTGGAAGGAGGGCCGCGACCCCTCCGCCGACTTCGACAGCTCGGAATACCTTGCGGTCAACGGCGACGTCGCGCAGGCGGGGCTCAACCCGATGCAGCACTACCTGCAGTACGGTCTCGTCGAGAACCGTGCCGTCCTCAATGATGGCACCTTCGGGGCAGGCTTGCTCGGTTAG
- the gcvA gene encoding transcriptional regulator GcvA: MAMRRSLPPLAALRAFEAAARRLSFRDAADELGVTPTAISHQIRLLEETLGLRLFHRETRRVRLTAEGTVLLPVLRDGFDAFAEAIDQIHGRHPAGVLTISAPTAFVAKWLVPRLADFRAAHPGCDLRLHASDSLVDFDRDGVDIAVRYGPGPYPSLDVHRLVVDRVAPACSPRLAVRSERDLASCPLLHFEWAHLTDETPTWVAWLRHAGISDVDGGAGIRFSDEGHVIQAAIAGQGIALLSVVLAADDLASGALVQPFGPVLDAHPYWIVHPRQPARPRDVGKLVDWLRSTAE; the protein is encoded by the coding sequence ATGGCAATGCGGAGATCTCTTCCCCCGCTCGCGGCACTGCGTGCCTTCGAGGCCGCCGCGCGCCGCCTGAGCTTCCGCGACGCCGCCGACGAGCTTGGCGTTACGCCGACCGCCATCAGCCATCAGATCCGGCTCCTCGAGGAGACCCTGGGGCTTCGCCTCTTCCACCGCGAGACACGCCGGGTCCGGCTCACCGCTGAGGGGACCGTGCTGCTGCCCGTGCTTCGCGATGGCTTCGACGCCTTCGCCGAAGCCATCGACCAGATCCACGGCCGACACCCGGCCGGCGTTCTCACGATCTCGGCGCCGACGGCCTTCGTCGCCAAGTGGCTCGTGCCCCGGCTTGCCGACTTTCGCGCCGCCCATCCGGGTTGTGATCTGCGTCTGCACGCCTCCGACAGCCTGGTGGACTTCGATCGCGACGGGGTCGACATTGCTGTCCGATACGGGCCGGGTCCCTACCCCAGCCTCGACGTTCACAGGCTGGTGGTCGACCGGGTCGCGCCCGCTTGCAGTCCTCGCCTCGCGGTTCGATCCGAGCGCGATCTGGCAAGTTGCCCGCTGCTGCACTTCGAGTGGGCTCACCTGACCGACGAGACGCCAACTTGGGTCGCCTGGCTGCGGCACGCGGGGATCAGCGACGTCGATGGCGGCGCGGGTATTCGATTCAGTGACGAAGGGCATGTCATCCAGGCGGCGATTGCTGGGCAGGGAATCGCGCTCCTGTCGGTCGTGCTTGCCGCCGACGACTTGGCGAGCGGCGCGCTGGTTCAACCCTTCGGGCCGGTGCTCGACGCCCATCCCTACTGGATTGTCCACCCACGACAGCCGGCCCGGCCGAGGGATGTCGGCAAGCTGGTCGACTGGCTACGATCCACAGCCGAGTGA
- a CDS encoding zinc-dependent alcohol dehydrogenase family protein — translation MKAMALTRFGGPDSFELREFPDPRPGPRQVRVAVHATSINPLDYQIRRGDYADQVALPAIIGHDVSGVVDQIGSDVTEFRIGDEVYYTPRIFDGPGSYAEYHLADVDIVARKPVNISHAEAASVSLVGVTVWEGLVERARLQVTETVLIHGGAGGVGAIAVQVAKAIGARVLATARGSDTALVEGLGASTVIDFEHEDDVDAVNRLTDGTGVDVVLDTLGRDTLSRSPRILRENGRVVTLVDTAMPQNLIDAWGRNATYHFVFSRQSSSKLDALTRLIERGLVVPQVGLEFPLEDVARAHARAEEGRMKGKIVLRVRT, via the coding sequence ATGAAAGCGATGGCGTTGACGCGGTTCGGGGGGCCGGACAGCTTCGAACTTCGAGAGTTTCCCGATCCCCGACCGGGACCGCGGCAGGTCCGCGTGGCGGTGCATGCGACGTCGATCAACCCGCTCGACTACCAGATCCGCCGCGGTGACTACGCCGACCAGGTCGCGCTGCCGGCCATCATCGGGCACGACGTTTCTGGTGTCGTCGACCAGATCGGATCCGACGTGACGGAGTTCCGTATTGGGGATGAGGTCTACTACACGCCGCGGATTTTCGACGGGCCGGGATCGTACGCGGAATACCACCTGGCGGATGTCGACATTGTGGCGCGTAAGCCGGTCAACATCTCCCATGCCGAGGCCGCGAGCGTCAGTCTCGTCGGCGTGACCGTCTGGGAAGGGCTGGTCGAGCGCGCCCGATTGCAGGTGACCGAGACCGTCCTGATCCATGGGGGCGCCGGGGGCGTCGGAGCCATCGCCGTCCAGGTCGCCAAGGCCATCGGTGCGCGGGTCCTGGCGACGGCGCGCGGCAGCGACACGGCGCTCGTTGAAGGGCTCGGCGCTTCTACGGTCATCGATTTCGAGCACGAGGACGACGTGGACGCGGTCAATCGCCTGACCGACGGCACGGGCGTCGACGTCGTCCTGGATACGCTCGGGCGCGACACGCTTTCGCGTTCTCCACGCATCCTGCGCGAGAATGGGCGCGTGGTCACCCTGGTCGACACAGCAATGCCTCAGAACCTCATCGACGCCTGGGGTCGGAACGCGACCTACCACTTCGTCTTCTCTCGTCAGAGTAGCAGCAAGCTCGACGCCCTGACGCGCCTCATCGAGCGAGGCCTGGTGGTGCCGCAGGTCGGCTTGGAGTTTCCCCTCGAGGACGTCGCACGCGCTCACGCGCGCGCGGAGGAGGGCCGGATGAAGGGCAAGATCGTGCTGCGGGTCAGGACGTGA